The genomic DNA CCAAAGCTTGCCGGGGTTGCGGGCCATCAGCGCGATGGCCTTGGCTGCGTCGATGGACGATCCGCCGCCCAGTCCGACCACGAAATCAATGTCCTTTTCGCGGCAGATGGCCGCTGCCTCGTCCACGGCGTCGGATTCCGGATTGGGCCGGATTTTGTCGTAGATGATGGTCTGCACCCCCTGTTTGGAGAGCATCCCCTGGACGCGCGCGAGATAGCCGAGGCGGAGCATGACGCCTGACTCGCCGATGACCACCATGGCCTTTGTGCCGCGCGGCAGGTGGGCAGTGTCCGAGAGCTGGTCAAGGGTGCCCGGGCCGAAGATGAGGCGGGTGGGCATATAGTATTGGAAATTGAGCATGCAATTCTCCTGTTGGTTGCGTTCCGCTACTTCTCCCACGATCTCAATATGTTTTCAAGCTGAGATCGGGTGTAGAGGTCGCGCAGCACCAGTGGGGAGGTGTTTTCCTCGCCCGGCGTGAACAGGGCCGCCGTCGGGATGCTCATGCTGCCCAGGGCCTGGAGCAGGGCCTCGCCCTCCATGTTGCGTTCGGTCAGGTCCACCTTGATGAACGTGATGTTGTACGCCTCTTTCCACGCAGCCACGTTCTCCGGCGTCAGGACCGTGGCTTCGAGCACCTTGCAGGTGGGGCACCAGTCGGCGGTGAAGTTGACAAAAAGCCGCTCCTGGCCGATGCGGCTGGCGAGCTGCACCGGGTCAAAGGGTTCCCAGGCCGTGTCCGTCACCTGGGCCGGGGTGGTCCAGACGACCATGGCCACCAGCAGGGCGAGACAGCCTGTGCGCACGGTCCACCGCATGGCCGGGGCAGAGGGCCGGGTCTTGATCCAGAGCCAGCCGCCAAGGCCCAACGCCCAGAGCGGGGCCAGGATGCGCAGGACTCCGCTGCCAAGGGCGATGCCCACGAGGTAGAAGGCGGTGCCGATAAGAAAGAAGGCGATGGATTTCTCCACATAGGCGATCCAGGGACCGGAGCGCGGCAGGAAGCGCGAGAGGCGCGGATTCAGGGCCATGAGCAGGTAGGGCGAGGCCATGCCCAGCCCGATGGAGGCAAAGACCGTGGCGATGACCGCTGGCCCCTGCACCAGCGACCAGCTGAGCACGCCGCCCAGGAATGGCCCGCTGCACGGCGTGGCCAGCAGGGTGGTCAGGTTGCCGGTGAAGAACGCCTGCACGCGTGGGCTGGCGCTCTTGACCCCGAATTTCAGATCTATGATCGGCAGATGGAACAGGCCGAACAGGCTCAAGGACAGGACAAGGATGACCCCGGCCACGGCCAGCACCAGCCATTGATTCTGGAAGAGCGCGCCCCAAGCCTGGCCCGTGACGCCCAGCACTGCGGCCAGGAGCATGAAAAAGGCGATCACCCCCAGGGCGAAGAAGGCGTTGTGCTCCCGGAAGGCGCTGATCCTCTCGCTCTCTTTGTCGATGGACGAGGAATTGAGCAGGGCCGAGAGCTTGAGGCTGACCACGGGCAGGACGCACGGCATGATGTTGAGGATCAGCCCGGCCACAAGCCCCATCAGGATGGCCGAGACCAGGCCCGCCACCTCCAGGCCGGGTTGCAGGTAGACCGGGGTGAAGCTCCACTGGACAAGCTCCGTCGCATCGGCCCCGGCCTGCGGCGCGGGGGACAGGCCGACCGTGCCCGTGCCAGTATCTGGCGAGGGCGAGGCCATTTCAGTCGGGGGCGTGGCCGCCAGGGCCACGAGGGAGGGCCACCAGGGCTGCTCGTCGGCGCGCGGCAGGGCGGCGGTGTCCAGTCCTGGGTCGCCAAAGGCGAGGTTGCGCCGGAAGGGCACGCATTTGGTCGGGTGGCACAGGAGCAGGTCGAGCTGCATGACCGCCGGGAACGGCTCGCGGCTGGCTGTGGGAACACCGGCGAAGAGGCGGATGCCGCTGGGGTAGGCATTGACCATGACAGAAGGGTCAAAGGAATCGGGCTTGGCAACCCCTGCCGGGTAGATGGGGACGATGGGCAGGGTGTCTGCCGTGGCCCCGGACAGGCTGGTGGGCTTGCCCATGCCGCCAGGGTCATCGGCATAGGTGTACCAGTCAGGGTCCATGTCCAGGGTGATGGTCAGGACGTATTGCCAGTCCAGCCCGGCCTGCGCCCTGGCTGCGTCGGTCAGCGAATACGCCTCGACGGTGGTCCGGGCAGGGGGCTGGGACGGTGCTGCCTGGGCCGGGCAGACACATCCGGAGAGGAGCAGCGGGAGGACCAGAAACAAGGTGAGAAATGGCCTGGTTAGATGCATTTTCGTCCTGCTGGAAAAAATTGAGAATTAGTTGTTGACAAATCCTGGCCCGGCTTATAGTTATTCACTCCGTTGCGCGGGAACGCGCAGCCCGAAGTGGGTCACTAGCTCAACTGGCAGAGCAGCGGACTCTTAATCCGGAGGTTCAAGGTTCGATTCCTTGGTGACCCACCACTTCGATCACAAGGCCCGGCGCAAGCCGGGCTTTTTTTGTTTTCGCAGTTTGGGTTTTGTCTGCCGTGGTTTGGGAATTCAATGTGTTTCACCGTGTCAATATACCTGCCGGGGTACCTAGTGGCAAGGGCTTGCTTTGGATTTCGGCTCGACAGGCATGTGTCTGGATTCCATGCGAAAGGGCCGGAACGATCGCTCCGGCCCTGATGCGGCGCTTTCCCTGACCGGGCGCGCCATCGGCTGGGTTGCTTTTGTCTGCTAGCCGCCGAACCAGCCGGGGCTGATGACCTCAAGGGCCTTGGTGTAGTGGACCCGCATGTTTTCCAGCTTGCTGCCGATCATTTTCTCCTGCGCGCTGAGGCTTGTGGGGCAGGTCTGCTGCATTTGCTCGGCCACGGCCTCAAGCTCCCGCATGGTGGATTTGAGCAGATTGACCGTATCGGTCAAGTCGCCGCTCGGCTCGGCGGCCAGGATGTCGTAGAGCCGGGCCTTCCAGCTGTTGATTTCCATTTCGAGCCCCTTGCAGTAGTGGGCGACCGCCGCTTCCTTGCCAGCCTCGTCATAGCAGCCGTCTATCCCCATGCAGCTTGGGCACGGTCCAGGGTAATCCATGTTTGGCATCGGTTCCTCCAGGTTCGGGTTGTACTTTCCTCCACCCTATCCCATCCCGAAGGGAGGGGCAGTATAATCCGTCATGATCAGGTCGGCGCATCACACATTATAATGCCGGACGCGTTTTGCGCCCGGCGCGGAAACAAAAGGCGCCCGCAGTTTCCTGCGGACGCCTCGATTGTCTGTTTGGGCCGTGTGCTACTTTTCTTCGCAGCCGCCGTCAGCCATGAGCTTGAGGGCTTCGTAGCGTCTGGAGTAGTCTTTTTCGATCTCCGCCCTGAACTGCTTGGAGAATTCCGGGTAGAACCGCTCCAGCATGGCGTAGCGGTTCTCGCCGGAGAGGAACTCCTGGAGGGTGCCGTCCGGGGCCTTGGATTCGAGCAGGAAGGGGTTCTTGCCCTCGTCGGCCAGGAGCGGGTTGAAGCGGTAGAGCGGCCAGTAGCCGGAGTCAACAGCCAGCTTCTGCTCGAACTGGGTCTTGCCCATGCCCTTCTTGATGCCCTGGTTGATGCACGGGGCGTAGGCGATGATGAGCGACGGTCCCTTGTAGGCCTCGGCTTCCTTGACGGCCTTGAGGAACTGCTGCTTGTTGGCGCCCATGGCCACCGAGGCCACGTAGACGTAGCCGTAGGTCATGGCCATGCGCCCCAGGTCCTTCTTGCCCGTGGTCTTGCCCGAGGCCGCGAACTTGGCGATGGAGCCCAGCGGCGTGGCCTTGGACGACTGGCCGCCGGTGTTGGAGTACACCTCGGTATCCATGACCAGGATGTTGATGTCCTTGCCGGACGCGATGACGTGGTCGAGTCCGCCGTAGCCGATGTCGTAGGCCCAGCCATCGCCGCCAAAGACCCAGACCGACTTCTTGGTGAACAGGTCGGCCATTGAGGCGATCTCCTTGAGGAGCTGTTTCCTGGCACCCTTGAGGGCTTTCTTCAGCGCGTCGCCCGCCTCGCGCGACTGGTCGGGATCGTCGCGGCCTTCGAGCCACTGGTTCAGGGCGGTTTTGACCGCGCCGGTTTCGCTTTCCGCGGCCTGCTTGGCCAGTTCGATCAGGTGGGAGCGTCGCTGGTCGATGGCCATCTCGATGCCGAAGCCGAACTCGGCGGCGTCCTCGAACAGGGAGTTGCCCCAGGCCGGGCCGTAGCCGTCGCGGTTGACGCAGTACGGCGTGGTCGGCGCGCTCGCGCCCCAGATGGACGAGCAGCCCGTTGCGTTGGCAATGACCATGCGCTCGCCGAAGAGCTGGGTGATGACCTTGACGTAGGGCGTTTCGCCGCAGCCAGCGCACGCGCCGGAGAACTCCATGAGCGACTGGCGGAACTGGCTGCCCTTGACCGTGTCGCGGCCAAAGGCGTCCTTGTAGGCAATGGTCTGCGAGAAGTCGAAGTTGGGTGTCTGGACCGGAGTCTGGCTGACGATGGGCTGCATGACCAGCGCCTTTTCCTTGGCCGGGCAGACGTCGGCGCAGTTGCCGCAGCCCATGCAGTCGAGGGTGTTGATCTGGATGCGGAACTTCTGGCCCTTGACATCCTTGCCCACGGCGTCGAGCACTTCAAAGGTCTTGGGGGCCTTCTTCAGCTCGGCGGGGTCGGCCAGCACGGCGCGGATGGCCGAATGGGGGCAGACGAACGCGCACTGGTTGCACTGGATGCAGTTGTCCTTGAGCCATTCGGGCACGCTGATGGCCACGCCGCGCTTTTCGAACCGGCTGGTGGCCGAGGGCATGGTGCCGTCGTGCGAAAAGGCCGAGACAGGCACGGTGTCGCCTTTTTGGCCCAGCACCGGGCGCATGACACTGGTCACGTATTCCGGCTCGTCGCGTCTGGCCGGGGCGTCGTCCTTGAGCTTCTTCCACGAGGCGGGGACGGGTATCTCGACGATGGCGTCCACCGCGCTGTCCACGGCGGCATAGTTCATGTTGACGATCTTGTCGCCTTTTTTGCCGTATTCCTTCTTGATGCCGTCCTTGAGCAGAGCCACGGCCTTGGCAAAGGGTATCACATCCGCCAGTTTGAAGAAGGCGGTCTGCATGATCATGTTGATGCGCCCGCCGAGGCCCACCTTTTGCGCGATCTTGACCGCGTCCACGGTGTAGAATTTCAGCCCCTTCTGGGCGATGGTCCGGCGCATGGCAACGGGCAGGTGGTCGTCCATCTCCTTGGCCGTCCAGGGACAGTTGAGGACAAAGGTGCCGCCGTCCTTGATCCCTTCGAGGATGTCGTAGACGTTGACGTAGCTCGGGTTGTGGCAGGCGATGTAATCGGCGTCGGTGATCAGGTAGGTGGACTGGATGGGCTTCTTGCCAAAGCGCAGATGCGAGATGGTGATGCCGCCCGACTTCTTGGAATCATAGGCGAAATAGCCCTGGGCATAGAGTTTGGTGTTGTCGCCGATGATCTTGATGGCCTGCTTGTTGGCGCCCACCGTGCCGTCTGCGCCAAGGCCCCAGAACTTGCACTGCACCGTGCCCGCAGGCGTGGTGTCGATGACCTCGGCCACGGGCAGGGAGGTGTTGGTGACATCGTCGGTGATGCCCACGGTGAAGCCGTGCCTGGGCTTTGACAGGCTGTCGAAGACTGCCTTGACCATGGCCGGGGTGAGTTCCTTGGAGCCGAGGCCGTAGCGGCCACCGACGATCTTGGGCGCTTCCTTGCGGCCTGCGTAGGCGGCGCAAATGTCGAGGTAGAGCGGGTCGCCCAGCGCGCCGGGTTCCTTGGTCCGGTCGAGGACAGCGATCTTTTTGACGGTCTTGGGGATGACCGCGAGCATGTGCCTGACGGAAAAGGGCCGGAACAGCCGGACCTTGACCAGCCCGACCTTCCTGCCGCCGGCATTGAGGGAGTTGACCACTTCCTCAATGGCCTCGCAGCCGGAGCCCATGGCGATGATGATGCGGTCCGCCTTGGGGTGGCCCACATAGTCGAAGAGCTTGTACTTGCGTCCGGTCAGCTTGCCGACTTTCTTCATGGTCGCCTCGACGATGGCCGGGATGGCGTCGTGATAGGCGTTGGCCGCCTCGCGGCCCTGGAAATAGATGTCCGGGTTCTGGGCCGTGCCCCGGATGTTCGGGTGCTCCGGGTTCATGGACCGGGCGCGGAAGGCGGCCAGCTTGTCCTGGTTCAGCAACGGTTTCATGTCCTCGTAGTCGATGACCTCGATCTTCTGGATCTCGTGCGAGGTGCGGAAGCCGTCGAACACGCTCATGACCGGGAGCGACGCCTCGACAGCGGCCACGTGGGCCACCAGGGCGAGGTCCATGACCTCCTGGACCGAGTTGGAAAAGAGCATGGCGAATCCGGTCTGGCGGCAGGCCATGACGTCCTGGTGGTCGCCGAAGATGGACAGGGCGTGTGCGGCCACGGCCCGGGCCGAGACATGAAAGACGCCGGGCAGGAGCTCGCCGGAAATCTTGTACATGTTGGGGATCATGAGCAGCAGGCCCTGGGACGCGGTGAAGGTGCAGGTCAGCGCGCCGCCCGCGAGCGAGCCATGCACCGCGCCCGCCGCGCCCGCTTCGGATTGCATCTGCCGGATCTGCACCTTCTGGTCGAAGATGTTCTTGCGCCCCTGTGCGGCCCATTCATCGGCGATCTCGCCCATGGGCGTGGATGGCGTGATGGGGTAGATGGCCGCCGTCTCGGTCATGGCGTAGGCCACGTGCGCAGCGGCGGTGTTGCCGTCCATTGTCTTCATTTTCTTGGGCATGTTCTCTCTCCGAAGTTTTGTGTTGGACCGGTACCGGCACGGTGCGGGTTCATTGGGCGCAGGCCGGTGTCGCGACCGTCGGAACGGGAACCCGAAGCATATTTTTTCGCCTTTTCCGATGTGAGGGTCAAGCCCTTTCCATGCCGTTGCCCGGCCAAACATGACCGTTCACCAATTGGCAGCGGGAAATCGCGGTGAACGTCCGTCTCGGCCCCCTGGACGCCGTGACTGTTTCATTCCTTGCCAACAGGCCGTATTTGCGATCAAACTGCACCATCCTTTCCGCAAAGACGACGATGCCCATGGCCGAAAGCACGCATACCCGGCGCAGCAGCCCCCTGACCGCAGTTCTGGCGAGCGGATTTCTCGCCGCGCTCGGCGTCGGGCTGTTCTCCTTCACCCTGCCCCTGGTCAGCCTGGACGAGCGGGTGGGTGGGGCGTGGCTGGGCAGCGGGTTTGCCGGGTTCTTTCTTGTCCGGCTGCTGATCGCGCCCCTGGCCGGGTGGTGGGCCGACCGGGTCGGCGCGCGCCTGCCCCTGCTGCTCGCCTCGGCCCTTGGGGCGTGCGCCCCGCTGGCCCATTTCATCCATCCCGGCCTTGGCACCCTCTACGGTGTCCAGTTCATCCTCGGCATGGTTTCCGGGCTCTTCAGGCCCGTGGGCATGGCCGCCCTTGGCGGCACCGTGAACCGTGAGCGGCTCTCCCATTGGTTCGCCGTGCACGCGCTGCTGTTCAACGTGGCCATGTTCATTGGCCCGCTGGCCGGGGGCGCGCTCTACCTGGGCAGGCGCATGGAGCCTGTCCTGCTCGGCCTTGGCGCCTGTATGCTCCTGGCCTTTCTCGTCGTGCTCCTGTTCCTGCCGGGCAAGGCCGGGGCGGGGACCGTGGCCGAGGCGGCGGCCAGCCCCGGTCCGCGACCCAGTCTGCGCCCGAGTCTGGCCGACTGGCTGGGCGTACTCCTGGCCGTGGCTGGCAGGACGCTCGGCGTCGGTCTGGTTGCGACCTTCTATCCCATCTATCTTTCCGCGATTCTGGGGCGCAACGGTCTGGCGGTGGGCCTGCTCTTTTCCATCCCCAGCCTGGCCGTCTGCCTGGGACTGCCCGTGGCCGTCCGGGTCTTTCGCGATGTTCCCCATGGCGTGCTCACGGTCTGGGGCATGTCGGTCAGCGCGGCAGCCCTGTTCGCCATCGGGGCCAGTTCCGAACCGTGGCAGCTGGCGGTGTTTGGCGCGGCCATGGGGCTTGGCACTGCCGTGTCCGTGCCCGCGTCCATGTCCCTGGCATCGAGCCTGTCCCCCAGGCAGGGGCAGGTGTTTGGCGCGGCCCACGTGGCTTCGGGCGTGGGGTTTGTGCTCGGCCCGCTGCTCGGCGGGGTGGTGGTGCAGCAGACCCATCAGGTGGGGATGGTCTTTCAGATGGCGGCGGTCATCGGCGGGCTGTGCTGCACGCCGCTGCTGGCCCGCATGCTCATGGAAAGACTGCATTACGGGCGTGCGGTGGCTCTGTCGGTTGCCGGGCTGTGCGCCCTACTGCTGGCAGGCGCTGGCGGGGTGATGGTCGATGCGCAGATGCGGGCTGCCGGCCCGTCGCAATCGGGCCTCTACCGGCACACGGATGTGGCCATGGGCACGGTGGTCAACCTGACGCTGGCCACGGACAGTCGCAAGGCGGCGGACGATGCCGCCCGGCGGTGCATCGGCCTGATGCGCGAGTTGCAGGCGGACTATGACCATCGCAACCCGACGGGCTCGGTGGGCCGGATCAACCGGGCGGCGGGCAAGGGGTGGGTCGAGCCAACCCCGCGTGCCCATGCCCTCATCCGCCGGGCCGTGGAGCATGGCCGGGTCAGCAACGGGGTGTTTGATCCCACCATCGGAGCGCTGACCACCTCGCCCATGTACTATATGATGGACGAGTCCCTGGCCCGGTCCATGAAAGGGCTGGTGGACTATCGGCTCGTGAATTTCGAGGAGGGGACAGGTCGGGTCCGGCTGGAGCGCCAGGGCATGGCCCTTGACCTGGGCGGCATTGCCAAGGGGACGATCATCGATGCCGCTGTCAGGCTGCTGCGCACACTGGGCGTCGAGGCGGGCATTGTCGAGGCGGGCGGCGATTTCTACGCCTTTGGCGACCGCGACTGGAGCGTGGGCATCCGCCATCCCCGCGCGGACACGGTCCACCGGACGGTCACGGTGCGCGAAAGGGCGGTCTGCGGCTCCGGCGACTATCAGCAGTTCGTCATGCTGGAGCGCGATGGCCGGACCACGCTCAAGCACCACATCATCGACCCGGCGGACATGGAGCCAGCCCAATCCTCCACCGGGGTGACGGTCATCGCCCTGAGCGCGGAGCTGGCCGACGCCCTGGCCACCACCCTGTTCATCATGGGGCCGGACCAGGGCGCGCGCTTCGTGCGTGCGCAGTATCCCGGCGCGTCGGCCCTGTGGTTCGGCCCGGACCTCACAGTGACCGAGATGGCGGGATTCCCCGAATAACCAAGCGCCTCGGTTTGGACTATCTTCATCCCCTGTCAACCTTCCCTTTTGCCCTTGCAAGACCCCTTTTTCGCCTACCGCAACGGCCAACGCACGCCCCATGCCATGCAACGCGACGACGGGCAAGGCTTCACCCTGCACTGTGACCAGATCGGCTCCCTGCGCGCTGTTGCCGACCAGGGCGGCAACGTGATACAGGAAACCCGGTACGATCCCTTTGGTGGCATCATCGAGTCCACCAACCGGGCCCTGCGCATCCCCCTCGGCTTCGCAGGCGGCCTGCACGACCGGGATCTCGGCTTCGTCCGTTTCGGCTGGCGGGCCAAATCCGTAGGTTCGCGGATTTGGGCGTTGCGGTCTTCCGCAACGCCCCGAAAGGGTGAGGGCCAGGGACGGCCCGAATCACTGGTCGCTGGACCGCCCCGACCCTTTGGGCGATGCGGACTGGTATTGGTGTTGCCTTAAATGACCCCGTGAACGGGGTTGTCCCGCTGAGTTTTTGGTCGGATAATTGGTGTTTTTTCCGGTTTAGGCATAACTTGTGGAGCAGGTATGGATGTACTTGAAAGCCTAGTCCCTTGGGGAGTAATGATTGTTTTCCTCATGTTTCTTTTTGGTCTTTGTAAGACGTATGAAAAAGCTGGCTATGAAGCATATGATATGTTTTTACCATTTAGATACATGGATTTATCTGGATTGCCAAAGATTGCATTTTTGGTATTGTT from Pseudodesulfovibrio aespoeensis Aspo-2 includes the following:
- a CDS encoding cytochrome c biogenesis protein CcdA, which gives rise to MHLTRPFLTLFLVLPLLLSGCVCPAQAAPSQPPARTTVEAYSLTDAARAQAGLDWQYVLTITLDMDPDWYTYADDPGGMGKPTSLSGATADTLPIVPIYPAGVAKPDSFDPSVMVNAYPSGIRLFAGVPTASREPFPAVMQLDLLLCHPTKCVPFRRNLAFGDPGLDTAALPRADEQPWWPSLVALAATPPTEMASPSPDTGTGTVGLSPAPQAGADATELVQWSFTPVYLQPGLEVAGLVSAILMGLVAGLILNIMPCVLPVVSLKLSALLNSSSIDKESERISAFREHNAFFALGVIAFFMLLAAVLGVTGQAWGALFQNQWLVLAVAGVILVLSLSLFGLFHLPIIDLKFGVKSASPRVQAFFTGNLTTLLATPCSGPFLGGVLSWSLVQGPAVIATVFASIGLGMASPYLLMALNPRLSRFLPRSGPWIAYVEKSIAFFLIGTAFYLVGIALGSGVLRILAPLWALGLGGWLWIKTRPSAPAMRWTVRTGCLALLVAMVVWTTPAQVTDTAWEPFDPVQLASRIGQERLFVNFTADWCPTCKVLEATVLTPENVAAWKEAYNITFIKVDLTERNMEGEALLQALGSMSIPTAALFTPGEENTSPLVLRDLYTRSQLENILRSWEK
- a CDS encoding MFS transporter, whose protein sequence is MAESTHTRRSSPLTAVLASGFLAALGVGLFSFTLPLVSLDERVGGAWLGSGFAGFFLVRLLIAPLAGWWADRVGARLPLLLASALGACAPLAHFIHPGLGTLYGVQFILGMVSGLFRPVGMAALGGTVNRERLSHWFAVHALLFNVAMFIGPLAGGALYLGRRMEPVLLGLGACMLLAFLVVLLFLPGKAGAGTVAEAAASPGPRPSLRPSLADWLGVLLAVAGRTLGVGLVATFYPIYLSAILGRNGLAVGLLFSIPSLAVCLGLPVAVRVFRDVPHGVLTVWGMSVSAAALFAIGASSEPWQLAVFGAAMGLGTAVSVPASMSLASSLSPRQGQVFGAAHVASGVGFVLGPLLGGVVVQQTHQVGMVFQMAAVIGGLCCTPLLARMLMERLHYGRAVALSVAGLCALLLAGAGGVMVDAQMRAAGPSQSGLYRHTDVAMGTVVNLTLATDSRKAADDAARRCIGLMRELQADYDHRNPTGSVGRINRAAGKGWVEPTPRAHALIRRAVEHGRVSNGVFDPTIGALTTSPMYYMMDESLARSMKGLVDYRLVNFEEGTGRVRLERQGMALDLGGIAKGTIIDAAVRLLRTLGVEAGIVEAGGDFYAFGDRDWSVGIRHPRADTVHRTVTVRERAVCGSGDYQQFVMLERDGRTTLKHHIIDPADMEPAQSSTGVTVIALSAELADALATTLFIMGPDQGARFVRAQYPGASALWFGPDLTVTEMAGFPE
- the nifJ gene encoding pyruvate:ferredoxin (flavodoxin) oxidoreductase, producing MPKKMKTMDGNTAAAHVAYAMTETAAIYPITPSTPMGEIADEWAAQGRKNIFDQKVQIRQMQSEAGAAGAVHGSLAGGALTCTFTASQGLLLMIPNMYKISGELLPGVFHVSARAVAAHALSIFGDHQDVMACRQTGFAMLFSNSVQEVMDLALVAHVAAVEASLPVMSVFDGFRTSHEIQKIEVIDYEDMKPLLNQDKLAAFRARSMNPEHPNIRGTAQNPDIYFQGREAANAYHDAIPAIVEATMKKVGKLTGRKYKLFDYVGHPKADRIIIAMGSGCEAIEEVVNSLNAGGRKVGLVKVRLFRPFSVRHMLAVIPKTVKKIAVLDRTKEPGALGDPLYLDICAAYAGRKEAPKIVGGRYGLGSKELTPAMVKAVFDSLSKPRHGFTVGITDDVTNTSLPVAEVIDTTPAGTVQCKFWGLGADGTVGANKQAIKIIGDNTKLYAQGYFAYDSKKSGGITISHLRFGKKPIQSTYLITDADYIACHNPSYVNVYDILEGIKDGGTFVLNCPWTAKEMDDHLPVAMRRTIAQKGLKFYTVDAVKIAQKVGLGGRINMIMQTAFFKLADVIPFAKAVALLKDGIKKEYGKKGDKIVNMNYAAVDSAVDAIVEIPVPASWKKLKDDAPARRDEPEYVTSVMRPVLGQKGDTVPVSAFSHDGTMPSATSRFEKRGVAISVPEWLKDNCIQCNQCAFVCPHSAIRAVLADPAELKKAPKTFEVLDAVGKDVKGQKFRIQINTLDCMGCGNCADVCPAKEKALVMQPIVSQTPVQTPNFDFSQTIAYKDAFGRDTVKGSQFRQSLMEFSGACAGCGETPYVKVITQLFGERMVIANATGCSSIWGASAPTTPYCVNRDGYGPAWGNSLFEDAAEFGFGIEMAIDQRRSHLIELAKQAAESETGAVKTALNQWLEGRDDPDQSREAGDALKKALKGARKQLLKEIASMADLFTKKSVWVFGGDGWAYDIGYGGLDHVIASGKDINILVMDTEVYSNTGGQSSKATPLGSIAKFAASGKTTGKKDLGRMAMTYGYVYVASVAMGANKQQFLKAVKEAEAYKGPSLIIAYAPCINQGIKKGMGKTQFEQKLAVDSGYWPLYRFNPLLADEGKNPFLLESKAPDGTLQEFLSGENRYAMLERFYPEFSKQFRAEIEKDYSRRYEALKLMADGGCEEK
- a CDS encoding DUF5684 domain-containing protein — translated: MDVLESLVPWGVMIVFLMFLFGLCKTYEKAGYEAYDMFLPFRYMDLSGLPKIAFLVLLLPFINIIFFIYVSYKVGIRFGMSNRMSALLSMLPFILFLITGFSKKYQYMA